A window of the Gemmatimonadaceae bacterium genome harbors these coding sequences:
- a CDS encoding PadR family transcriptional regulator, translating into MADQSPVLRGLLDTLVLRALRLEPMHGFEITTWLESQSHGAFEFEDGALYHALVRLERRELIAAEWRVTENNRRARYYRLTPEGRRELKAQSAALLRYAHALSDMLGNPA; encoded by the coding sequence ATGGCCGATCAATCGCCCGTCCTCCGCGGCTTGCTCGACACGCTCGTGCTGCGCGCACTGCGCCTCGAGCCGATGCACGGCTTCGAGATCACCACCTGGCTCGAAAGCCAATCCCACGGCGCGTTCGAGTTCGAGGACGGCGCCCTGTATCACGCCCTCGTGCGCCTCGAGCGCCGCGAGCTCATCGCGGCCGAGTGGCGCGTCACCGAGAACAATCGGCGCGCCCGCTACTATCGGCTCACGCCAGAGGGCCGACGCGAGCTCAAGGCACAGTCGGCCGCACTGCTCCGCTACGCACACGCGCTCAGCGACATGCTGGGCAACCCCGCATGA
- a CDS encoding ABC transporter permease — protein sequence MTARPPGARRLFRLPWRRPAGAAAEMDEEIEFHIAERVDQLTRLGWTRDAARDEARRRFGSFDETMAELHNAARKREERLGMLETLREVGQDLRYGTRLLRRYPGFALTAIITLAVGIGAASAMFAVVQHSLLAPLAFAHPDRLVFMGEEYRANQPMLVSYPNFDDWRARAHSFDAMEALTFADGAPVLGADEPVIARVQNVSRGFFQMLGVQPIVGRWIAPSENRPGADATIVVGEAFWRQHLGATTDLSRVKLTLWGRPRTIVGVMPSTFRILGSADIWFPLEIDPVRIRGAGNYWVIGRLRPGVTLAAARREMNGIAAELKRTYGDASISAAVVTVPLIDRVVANTRRPLLILLGAAVFVLVVTCVNVAMMLMARGTARLREAAVRVAFGAARWRLIRQAVVETTILVAAGSVGGVLIAWGGVVAMRTWGVGLVPRLNELRLDARVIAFAVLVAALVAIGFSIIPALASRRATHGALGAAAMRASRPSHAWSVLLAIQAAAAVTLIVNARLVMRTVENILDTPAGFDARDVTVTTVPLATNAYSSDTARAVVGDRIVRELAAALPGSDVALGSALPTDQGGGNSPLLLPPITNPNSQKEWAAISRMRFVSPGFFHTIRMTLHRGRVFNEGDRDGSPDVAIVNQSLADKLWPGQNPIGRRVRPLADRRGALFTVVGVVNDARDWRIPAGQQLEMYVPFAQRPPGFVYAVVRSTAPEAVVAATTRRVVRGIDANLPLRSTTLASNIDETMADRRFLRGMLVSFAVIVLMLTVVGTTGAVSYAVMLRTREIGIRLAIGATPSGIWLSVERGILAVLGLGAGVGLVLAWSSSRLLSALLYGLSVHDGPSFMTGPLLVCLAGIVAAAVPARRAARTDPALSLRAE from the coding sequence ATGACTGCGCGGCCGCCGGGTGCGCGACGGCTCTTTCGCCTCCCGTGGCGCCGCCCGGCCGGGGCCGCCGCGGAGATGGACGAAGAAATCGAATTCCACATCGCCGAACGCGTTGACCAGTTGACGCGGCTCGGATGGACACGCGACGCCGCGCGCGACGAGGCGCGCCGGCGATTCGGATCGTTCGACGAGACGATGGCCGAGCTCCACAACGCCGCGCGCAAGCGCGAGGAGAGATTGGGCATGTTGGAGACGTTGCGCGAAGTTGGTCAGGACCTGCGATATGGAACGCGCCTGCTGCGCCGATACCCCGGCTTCGCCCTCACCGCGATCATCACACTCGCCGTCGGCATTGGCGCCGCGAGCGCGATGTTCGCCGTGGTGCAACACAGCTTGCTCGCGCCACTCGCGTTCGCGCATCCGGATCGCCTCGTCTTCATGGGCGAGGAATACCGCGCGAACCAGCCCATGCTCGTCTCGTACCCCAACTTCGACGACTGGCGCGCCCGAGCGCACAGTTTCGATGCCATGGAGGCATTGACGTTCGCCGACGGCGCACCCGTCCTCGGAGCCGACGAGCCGGTAATCGCCCGCGTCCAGAACGTGTCGCGCGGATTTTTCCAGATGCTCGGCGTCCAGCCCATCGTCGGCCGCTGGATTGCGCCGAGCGAGAATCGCCCCGGTGCGGATGCGACGATCGTCGTCGGCGAGGCCTTCTGGCGTCAGCATCTCGGCGCGACGACGGATCTCTCACGCGTGAAACTCACGCTGTGGGGACGGCCGCGGACGATCGTCGGCGTCATGCCGAGCACGTTCCGCATTCTCGGCAGCGCGGACATCTGGTTCCCGCTCGAAATCGATCCCGTGCGCATTCGAGGCGCGGGCAACTACTGGGTGATCGGCCGGCTCAGACCAGGTGTGACGCTGGCCGCCGCACGTCGCGAGATGAATGGGATCGCAGCGGAGCTCAAGCGCACCTACGGTGACGCGAGCATTTCTGCCGCCGTGGTGACCGTTCCGCTGATCGATCGTGTCGTCGCGAACACACGCCGGCCGCTGCTCATCCTCTTGGGCGCCGCGGTCTTCGTGCTGGTCGTCACGTGCGTGAACGTCGCGATGATGCTGATGGCGCGCGGCACGGCGCGGCTGCGCGAAGCGGCGGTACGCGTCGCGTTCGGCGCGGCACGCTGGCGTCTCATCCGACAGGCCGTCGTCGAGACCACGATTCTCGTCGCCGCGGGCAGCGTGGGCGGAGTGCTGATCGCGTGGGGTGGCGTCGTCGCGATGCGCACGTGGGGAGTCGGCCTCGTGCCGCGGCTCAACGAGCTCCGGCTCGATGCGCGCGTGATCGCGTTCGCCGTGCTCGTCGCGGCGTTGGTCGCGATCGGCTTCAGCATCATTCCCGCGCTCGCATCGCGTCGCGCGACGCACGGAGCGCTCGGCGCCGCGGCAATGCGCGCGTCGCGGCCCTCGCACGCGTGGTCGGTGCTCCTCGCGATTCAAGCGGCGGCCGCGGTGACGCTCATCGTGAACGCGCGCCTCGTCATGCGAACCGTTGAGAATATTCTCGACACGCCGGCCGGCTTCGACGCTCGTGACGTGACTGTGACGACTGTTCCTCTTGCCACGAACGCGTATTCCTCGGATACGGCGCGCGCGGTCGTCGGCGATCGCATCGTTCGTGAGCTCGCCGCGGCATTACCCGGCAGCGACGTCGCGCTTGGAAGCGCGCTGCCGACCGATCAGGGCGGTGGAAACAGCCCGCTCCTGCTGCCGCCGATCACGAACCCCAACTCGCAAAAGGAGTGGGCGGCCATTTCGCGCATGCGTTTCGTGTCGCCCGGTTTCTTCCATACGATTCGCATGACACTGCACCGCGGACGCGTCTTCAACGAAGGCGATCGCGACGGCTCGCCGGACGTCGCCATCGTCAATCAGTCGCTTGCTGACAAGCTGTGGCCCGGACAGAACCCGATCGGCCGGCGCGTGCGCCCGCTCGCCGATCGTCGTGGCGCGTTGTTCACGGTGGTCGGCGTGGTGAACGATGCGCGCGACTGGCGCATTCCCGCCGGCCAGCAACTCGAGATGTACGTGCCGTTCGCGCAACGCCCGCCTGGCTTCGTCTACGCCGTGGTGCGGTCGACCGCGCCCGAAGCAGTGGTGGCGGCGACCACACGCCGCGTAGTGCGTGGCATCGACGCGAATCTCCCGCTGCGCTCGACCACGCTCGCGTCGAACATCGACGAGACCATGGCCGACCGCCGCTTCCTTCGCGGCATGCTCGTTTCGTTTGCGGTGATCGTGCTCATGCTCACCGTGGTCGGCACCACCGGCGCCGTCTCGTATGCCGTGATGTTGCGCACGCGAGAGATTGGAATTCGTCTCGCGATTGGGGCGACACCCTCGGGGATCTGGCTCTCCGTCGAGCGCGGCATTCTGGCGGTGCTCGGGCTTGGCGCCGGCGTTGGACTCGTACTCGCGTGGAGCAGCAGCCGGCTCCTGAGCGCGCTGCTCTATGGATTGAGCGTGCATGACGGACCGTCGTTCATGACGGGTCCGCTCCTCGTGTGTCTCGCCGGGATCGTGGCCGCGGCTGTGCCGGCGCGACGAGCGGCGCGGACCGATCCGGCGTTGTCGCTGCGCGCCGAGTGA
- a CDS encoding PadR family transcriptional regulator — translation MTRAALGAGTLEMLILKTLDTGVLHGYAIAQHIERLSKDVLAVEQGSLYPALERLQAKGWVTSQWKASPTGRQARYYTITASGRKHLGAKKTEYDRVALAVARVMRGT, via the coding sequence GTGACCCGCGCCGCCCTTGGCGCCGGAACGCTCGAGATGCTCATCCTCAAGACGCTGGACACCGGCGTGCTCCACGGCTACGCCATCGCGCAGCACATCGAGCGGCTGTCGAAGGACGTGCTCGCCGTCGAGCAGGGATCGCTCTACCCCGCCCTCGAGCGCCTGCAGGCCAAGGGCTGGGTCACCTCGCAGTGGAAGGCGTCGCCCACCGGACGCCAGGCACGCTACTACACCATCACCGCCTCCGGCCGCAAACACCTCGGCGCCAAGAAGACCGAGTACGATCGAGTGGCGCTGGCCGTCGCGCGCGTGATGCGCGGTACCTGA
- a CDS encoding DUF2268 domain-containing putative Zn-dependent protease (predicted Zn-dependent protease with a strongly conserved HExxH motif) has product MKGCGVGGLWLTCLLATPHARTAAQTRMTADEMLASNAVQVRDRDGALTRSIGQIRTAIDSTLRLVSRLLPVTAVDITVIADARRAIQGYGVGGFTPTANTVEISVDPTFADTARTLGERIAQTLAHELHHAIRERGPGYGRSLFESLISEGLADHFAVEALRIPPPPWTHALNGTASDALLDSARTHFDDRPYDHAKWFFGSTRDIPQWTGYTLGYRLVSAYLAENPGQNATTLVDAPARVFRP; this is encoded by the coding sequence ATGAAAGGGTGCGGTGTTGGTGGGTTGTGGCTGACGTGTCTGCTCGCTACGCCGCATGCACGCACTGCGGCGCAAACGCGGATGACGGCCGACGAGATGCTCGCGAGCAATGCGGTTCAGGTTCGAGACCGGGACGGCGCGCTGACGCGTTCCATCGGACAGATCAGGACGGCAATCGACTCGACGCTTCGACTCGTTTCGCGGCTGCTTCCCGTCACGGCCGTCGACATAACCGTGATCGCGGACGCGCGGCGCGCGATTCAGGGCTACGGGGTCGGTGGATTCACCCCAACGGCGAATACGGTCGAGATCTCGGTCGACCCGACCTTCGCCGACACGGCGCGCACGCTTGGAGAACGGATTGCGCAAACGCTGGCGCACGAGCTCCATCACGCCATTCGCGAGCGCGGGCCGGGCTACGGCCGCTCTCTCTTCGAGTCGCTGATCAGCGAGGGACTCGCGGACCACTTTGCGGTCGAGGCTCTTCGCATTCCGCCGCCGCCCTGGACACACGCCCTCAATGGAACGGCGAGCGACGCCTTGCTCGATTCGGCGCGGACGCACTTCGATGATCGGCCGTATGACCACGCCAAGTGGTTCTTCGGGTCGACGCGCGACATCCCGCAATGGACGGGATACACCCTGGGCTACCGCTTGGTGTCGGCGTATCTCGCGGAAAATCCGGGACAGAACGCGACGACCCTCGTAGACGCACCGGCGCGCGTCTTTCGTCCATGA
- a CDS encoding PadR family transcriptional regulator: MPPRATDKLELLQGTLDMLILKTLLFGPAHGHGIATSIRQTTSDALVVEHGSLYPALHRLQRDGFIASRWEKVPDKNRELKCYRLTAAGRRQLSRQQSKWDDLVRAIGSVMNPLPEG, encoded by the coding sequence ATGCCGCCACGCGCCACCGACAAGCTCGAGCTGCTCCAGGGCACGCTCGACATGCTCATTCTCAAGACGCTCCTCTTCGGCCCCGCCCACGGGCACGGGATCGCGACCTCCATTCGCCAGACGACGAGCGACGCGCTCGTCGTCGAGCACGGGTCGCTGTACCCCGCGCTCCACCGTCTGCAGCGTGACGGATTCATTGCGTCCCGGTGGGAAAAGGTCCCCGACAAGAATCGCGAGCTCAAATGCTATCGTCTCACCGCCGCGGGGCGGCGGCAGCTGAGCAGGCAGCAGTCGAAGTGGGACGACCTCGTGCGCGCCATCGGCAGCGTCATGAATCCGTTGCCGGAGGGTTGA